A single genomic interval of Ischnura elegans chromosome 3, ioIscEleg1.1, whole genome shotgun sequence harbors:
- the LOC124155034 gene encoding uncharacterized protein LOC124155034, with the protein MSRNAIFLIAAALLLCVTVVSCKPLDEEILIERYFRSLREVSTEPGPLAVGDRMDKEPARDLEVWLEPVYVDDEGQAPALSLSYVDLMGLKPSVNENMVKDSGKLVESRESLRITSRFGGEMNDQPVAMANGGADAENKIPLHWNRAQGLFRQLQSS; encoded by the exons ATGTCAAGGAACGCTATCTTCCTCATCGCTGCTGCTCTCCTACTCTGCGTCACTGTGGTATCCTGTAAACCATTAG ATGAGGAAATCCTGATTGAGCGGTATTTTCGAAGCCTCCGGGAGGTGAGCACGGAGCCTGGGCCATTGGCGGTCGGAGATAGGATGGATAAAGAGCCAGCAAGGGACTTGGAGGTGTGGCTGGAGCCAGTTTATGTGGACGATGAGGGGCAGGCGCCTGCGCTGAGTCTCTCGTACGTGGACCTCATGGGATTGAAGCCGTCCGTCAATGAGAACATGGTGAAGGATTCTGGCAAACTCGTTGAATCTCGCGAGTCTCTCCGCATTACCTCAAGGTTTGGAGGGGAAATGAACGACCAGCCCGTAGCCATGGCCAACGGTGGAGCCGATGCAGAAAACAAAATCCCTCTTCATTGGAACAGAGCTCAGGGTCTCTTCAGGCAGCTGCAGTCTTCTTAA